CAGAACCTTATCAAAGAAGCGGTCGGGCTTGCCTTCCACAGAAAGCTTCACCTGCTTGCCCTCATCGACGACTCCGGTCAGCTTGCTGCCGTTTTCGATGGTGATGTTCTGCTTTTTCAGCGAGCGTTCCAATTCTTTCACGCACTCCGCATCTTCGGTGGGAAGAATTTGCGGTGCCAGCTCGATGATGGTGACCTGCGAGCCCATGCGGCCGAAGAGCGAGGCGAATTCCGTCCCGACGACACCGCCGCCCACGACGGCCATGGTTTTCGGAATATGGTCGATGAAGAGGATGTGATCGGAGTTCTGAATATTTTTGCCGTTGGACTTCGCGAAGGGCAGCTCGCGCACGCGCGAACCTGTCGCCAGAAGCACAAATTTCGTTTGAATGGTCGTGACTTTGCCGGCCTTATCGGTGATGCTGACCGAGGTCTTGCTTTCCAGGCGGCCGTGGCCCTCGTAGGTGTCGATCTTGTTTTTCTTCATCAGAAAACGCAGGCCTTTGCGCTGCTGATCGACGATCTTTTCTTTGCGCTCCATGATTTTGGCCCAGTTGAAACTCACCGGGCCGGTGCTGAAACCCTGATCTTCAAGATGCTGGAGTTTGTCCCAGGTTTTTGCGGAATGCAGCAAAGCTTTCGTTGGGATGCAGCCCCAGTTCAGACAGGTGCCGCCGAGGTTTTCCGACTTCTCAACCAGCGCCACTTTCAGCCCTAATTGCGCGGCCTTCAGGGCACCAACTTCGCCACCGGGACCGGAACCAATCACCACCAGATCATAGGATGCTGTCATATTTTTCTCCTGCGAGGGGTCACCCCGGCCAACCCCAATCAAGGGCAAGGCCTCCGTAATCACAGAAAGAGGCAACCCTGAGGGCCATGGGGTCGGAACCGTGGGAATCTGCTCGACGGCAAGGCCGAGGCTCAATTTATAACGGGGAAACTTACACTATTAAATGGTGAACCTTAAAGAGAATATTTGGTATAGTTAAAGTTGGGCGGACCTTTCGTCCGACAAGACTTATAGGGAAAATAGGGCCGTCAAGGTCCACACAAGGAGGTCCTATGGGCAAAGTCCTTGAGTTCAAAACCCCGGAACAACGTCGTGAAGAAACAGTCACTTACAAGCTTGTGAAGATGGCTGACGAGATCGATCAGGTCCTGATGCGTCACCTCACCGATGACGACATCGATCCCCGCGAATTGGTTGGGGTTTTGTCCCACAGACTGGGTACCCTGATGAACCGACTGGAAGAAAAAGACGAGCTTTGGCACGTCTGCCAAAAGGTTATGAAAAGACAGGCTCAGATCGACTGAGTCTCTGCTTCATCCATCCATGCGAACAGATCGGCCCGAACCTCTTCCAGGCCGGTTTGTTTCATACTCGAAACTCCGACGATCTTTCTGACTTCAATTCCCTTGGCCTGCAGTTCCTTGGTGAGCTTCTGCGCACGCGTCTGCAAGGCCTGACGCGAGATTTTATCGGTTTTCGTCAGAAGAACGTAGAGTGGCAGCTGCCGACCGAGCAGGAACATCAGCTCATCATCGACGTCCGTTAACTCACGGCGACAGTCGATCAGGAACATGAATTCCCGTATATTCGTGCGACGCACGTAAGCTTCAACCAAAGGCTGCCACTTCTCGGCGACGTGCTTGTCGACGGCGCTGAAACCAAATCCTGGCAAATCCGCAACGATCATTTTATCGTTCACAGAGAAGAAGTTGATCATCTGCGTCTGACCCGGCGTGCGGCCTTTGCGGGCCAGCGTACGGCGCCCGAGCAGCGCGTTGATGAGGCTCGATTTGCCAGCGTTGGAGCGGCCGATGAACGCGACTTCCGGCTTTTCATAATCAGGAAGTTGTTCCGGTTTCATAGCGCTGGTGATATATCTGCAATCCATGTCTGACAAGACCTCATATTTCCGGGAAAAAGGGTAGCCGATGGCCAGGGTACATTTACTCGATGACGAGCTGATTAACAAGATCGCAGCCGGAGAGGTGGTGGAACGGCCAGCCAGCGTAGTCAAAGAACTGGTGGAAAACGCTATAGACGCTGGGGCGACGCATGTCAAGGTGATCCTGAAAGACGGCGGTCGCCAACTCATACAAGTGCAGGATGACGGATCGGGAATGCATCCTGAAGATGCCGTTCTGGCTGTTAGACGTCATACCACTTCGAAGCTCCAGGCC
The genomic region above belongs to Oligoflexus sp. and contains:
- the lpdA gene encoding dihydrolipoyl dehydrogenase → MTASYDLVVIGSGPGGEVGALKAAQLGLKVALVEKSENLGGTCLNWGCIPTKALLHSAKTWDKLQHLEDQGFSTGPVSFNWAKIMERKEKIVDQQRKGLRFLMKKNKIDTYEGHGRLESKTSVSITDKAGKVTTIQTKFVLLATGSRVRELPFAKSNGKNIQNSDHILFIDHIPKTMAVVGGGVVGTEFASLFGRMGSQVTIIELAPQILPTEDAECVKELERSLKKQNITIENGSKLTGVVDEGKQVKLSVEGKPDRFFDKVLLSIGREPVTDDIGLNKVGLTTEKGGFIKVDEHYKTSVPNIFAIGDIIPTPALAHTASAEAYHAVEVIAGHKPPVINYAANPAAIYTYPEIASIGLTEEKCKAEKREYKIAKFPFAPMAKAKIEDATTGFVKIIYEPKYKEILGVHIVGNTATEMISEFALGKVLETTLDEIAHTIHPHPTISETIVEAAHVGTGGAIHM
- the yihA gene encoding ribosome biogenesis GTP-binding protein YihA/YsxC gives rise to the protein MDCRYITSAMKPEQLPDYEKPEVAFIGRSNAGKSSLINALLGRRTLARKGRTPGQTQMINFFSVNDKMIVADLPGFGFSAVDKHVAEKWQPLVEAYVRRTNIREFMFLIDCRRELTDVDDELMFLLGRQLPLYVLLTKTDKISRQALQTRAQKLTKELQAKGIEVRKIVGVSSMKQTGLEEVRADLFAWMDEAETQSI